From a region of the Tateyamaria omphalii genome:
- a CDS encoding histidine phosphatase family protein, giving the protein MPKSVLRYLSHPQVQIDPAVDITEWSLNDVGRARIASLAAVALDRLSDTVAVYSSPERKARDAAEPIASALDLTVQIAPDSYENDRSSTGYLPLKSSRRPQMFSSANPRNLSAAGNAQLTRKQGF; this is encoded by the coding sequence ATGCCAAAATCCGTTCTGCGGTATCTGAGCCACCCCCAGGTTCAGATTGATCCTGCTGTCGACATCACCGAATGGTCCCTGAACGACGTGGGTCGCGCACGAATCGCGTCGCTCGCCGCCGTTGCGCTAGACCGTCTCAGCGACACCGTCGCGGTCTATTCCAGCCCCGAACGCAAGGCGCGTGACGCGGCAGAGCCAATTGCATCCGCGCTCGATCTGACCGTCCAGATCGCGCCCGACAGCTACGAAAATGATCGCTCTTCAACCGGTTATCTCCCCCTGAAGAGTTCGAGAAGACCGCAGATGTTTTCTTCGGCAAACCCGCGGAATCTGTCCGCGGCTGGGAACGCGCAGTTGACGCGCAAACAAGGATTCTAA